In one Musa acuminata AAA Group cultivar baxijiao chromosome BXJ2-5, Cavendish_Baxijiao_AAA, whole genome shotgun sequence genomic region, the following are encoded:
- the LOC135612895 gene encoding uncharacterized protein LOC135612895, with product MTLCIMNQKGLDTKPHPLKLDDIQLGCNWENVTCPICLDFPHNGVLLQCSSYDKGCRPFMCDTDQAHSNCLERFKSAYGVPLVVKVTTTTDGVSMVCIQDISSNSTNPPACPLCRGDVTGWVVIDEVRVYLNMKKRCCEEKQCSYIGNFTELQKHAQLKHPHSRPSEIDPAQQLDWENFQQSSEIIDVLSTIHAEVPHGVVLGDYVIEYGDAETGDEHEDFPRSRGNWWTSCISCKVFHRGSRNQHRSRRSRRSGHHSSSDGSNNGEGSRRSSEIREYRFVEADDELARTGVGAAASIVIPTHYRYGRRRSHFYDL from the exons ATGACCTTGTGCATCATGAACCAGAAAGGGCTTGACACCAAGCCCCATCCCTTGAAGTTGGACGACATACAATTAGGTTGTAACTGGGAAAATGTGACTTGCCCAATCTGTTTGGATTTCCCTCACAACGGGGTCCTACTCCAATGCTCTTCTTATGACAAGGGATGTCGTCCTTTCATGTGTGACACTGACCAAGCCCATTCGAATTGTCTCGAGCGGTTCAAAAGTGCATACGGAGTGCCTCTTGTTGTAAAAGTCACAACAACTACAGATGGAGTTTCCATGGTTTGCATTCAAGACATTTCTTCAAACTCCACTAACCCACCAGCCTGCCCACTATGTAGAGGTGATGTTACTGGATGGGTTGTTATTGATGAGGTCCGTGTTTATCTGAACATGAAGAAACGGTGCTGCGAAGAGAAGCAGTGTTCATATATTGGCAACTTCACTGAGCTGCAGAAGCATGCTCAGCTAAAACACCCCCATTCACGCCCTTCAGAAATAGATCCTGCACAACAACTCGACTGGGAAAATTTTCAGCAGTCGTCAGAGATCATAGATGTCTTGAGCACTATACACGCAGAAGTTCCCCATGGAGTGGTTTTAGGTGACTATGTCATCGAGTATGGTGATGCAGAGACTGGAGATGAGCATGAAGATTTTCCTCGGAGTAGGGGTAACTGGTGGACCTCTTGCATATCTTGTAAGGTATTTCATAGGGGTTCAAGAAACCAGCACAGATCAAGAAGGAGCAGAAGAAGTGGTCACCATTCAAGCTCTGATGGTTCAAATAATGGTGAGGGCTCTAGAAGATCTTCAGAGATCAGAGAGTACAGATTTGTTGAAGCTGATGATGAGCTTGCCAGAACAGGTGTTGGTGCTGCAGCGTCCATTGTGATCCCCACCCACTACAG ATATGGGAGGCGCAGATCTCACTTCTACGATCTTTGA